The proteins below come from a single Balaenoptera musculus isolate JJ_BM4_2016_0621 chromosome 1, mBalMus1.pri.v3, whole genome shotgun sequence genomic window:
- the LOC118905098 gene encoding LOW QUALITY PROTEIN: cyclin-dependent kinase 2-associated protein 2-like (The sequence of the model RefSeq protein was modified relative to this genomic sequence to represent the inferred CDS: deleted 1 base in 1 codon), with protein MSYKPIAPAPSSTPGSSTPGPGTPVPIAGSVPSPSGSVPGAAAPFRPLFNDFGPPSMGYVQAMKPPGAQGSQSTYTDLLSVIEEMGKEIWPTYAGSKSAMDRLKRGISHARALVRECLAETERNAHT; from the exons ATGTCCTACAAACCCatcgcccccgcc cccagcagcaCCCCCGGCTCCAGCACCCCTGGGCCCGGCACCCCGGTCCCTATAGCCGGAAGTGTCCCATCGCCGTCGGGCTCGGTGCCAGGAGCCGCTGCCCCTTTCAGACCACTGTTTAACGACTTTGGACCACCCTCCATGGGCTATGTGCAGGCAATGAAACCACCTGGCGCCCAGGGCTCCCAGAGCACTTACACCGACCTGCTGTCGGTCATAGAGGAGATGGGCAAAGAGATCTGGCCCACCTATGCTGGCAGCAAGAGCGCCATGGATCGCCTGAAGAGAGGCATCAGCCATGCCCGGGCCCTAGTCAGAGAGTGCCTGGCAGAGACAGAGCGGAACGCCCACACGTAA